From Oculatellaceae cyanobacterium, the proteins below share one genomic window:
- the serS gene encoding serine--tRNA ligase: MLDLKQIRENPQSVQERLNQRGVGQYDLQPILELDQQQREIEVKRSQLQARSNEIGKLVGQKMKSGSRPDDPEIQTLKDEGNQIKAQLSELEPQEKDLKAQIETLLLTFPNLPSESTPIGKSEEENVEIRRWGNEYISQNPEIIPHWEIGEQLGILNFERATKIAQSRFVALIGAGAALERALISFMLDQQIQAGYIEVLPPVLINSQSLTATNQLPKFAEESFKCAQDDLWLSPTAEVPVTNLYRDEILSAEQLPIHHCAYTPCFRREAGSYGRDTRGLIRLHQFNKIELVKLVDPRTSEQEHESLVQNAEAILQLLKLPYRVIELCTGDLGFGAAKCYDLEVWLPSAGKYREISSCSNFKDFQARRGNIRFKEVGKKGTQFVHTLNGSGLAVGRTMAAILENYQQPGGTVMIPEALQPYMGKKVSISASVR; the protein is encoded by the coding sequence GTGCTAGACCTCAAGCAAATACGGGAAAATCCCCAAAGCGTTCAAGAGCGACTCAATCAACGTGGTGTCGGTCAATATGATCTTCAGCCCATTTTAGAGTTAGATCAACAGCAAAGGGAAATAGAAGTAAAGCGATCGCAGCTACAAGCCCGCAGTAATGAAATTGGCAAGCTTGTTGGACAAAAAATGAAGTCTGGTAGCCGTCCTGACGACCCAGAAATTCAAACTCTTAAGGATGAAGGCAACCAAATCAAAGCTCAACTAAGCGAACTAGAGCCACAGGAAAAAGATTTAAAAGCTCAAATAGAAACTCTTTTATTAACTTTTCCCAACTTACCTAGCGAATCAACACCAATTGGTAAGAGTGAAGAGGAAAATGTTGAAATTCGGCGTTGGGGCAATGAGTATATCTCCCAAAATCCAGAAATTATTCCTCATTGGGAAATTGGCGAACAATTAGGGATTTTAAACTTTGAGCGAGCAACAAAAATTGCTCAAAGTCGGTTTGTTGCTCTTATCGGTGCTGGCGCTGCCCTAGAAAGAGCTTTAATTAGCTTTATGCTTGACCAGCAAATTCAAGCTGGTTACATAGAAGTTTTGCCACCAGTACTAATTAATAGTCAATCGCTTACTGCTACGAATCAGTTACCCAAATTTGCGGAAGAAAGCTTTAAATGCGCTCAGGATGACTTGTGGCTAAGTCCAACTGCTGAAGTACCTGTGACTAATCTTTATCGAGATGAAATCCTTTCAGCAGAACAGTTGCCAATACATCACTGTGCGTATACTCCTTGTTTTCGTCGAGAAGCTGGTAGTTATGGGCGAGATACGCGAGGATTAATCCGACTACACCAGTTTAATAAAATTGAGTTAGTGAAACTGGTTGATCCTCGTACTTCTGAACAAGAGCATGAATCCTTAGTACAGAATGCTGAGGCAATTTTGCAGCTATTAAAGTTACCTTACCGAGTGATAGAACTGTGTACTGGTGACTTAGGTTTTGGTGCAGCTAAGTGTTACGACTTAGAAGTGTGGTTGCCTTCTGCTGGTAAATACCGCGAGATTTCTAGCTGCTCTAACTTTAAAGATTTTCAAGCTAGACGGGGGAATATTCGCTTTAAAGAAGTAGGGAAAAAAGGTACTCAATTTGTTCACACTTTAAACGGTTCAGGTTTAGCTGTAGGTCGCACAATGGCAGCGATTTTAGAGAATTATCAACAGCCGGGTGGGACAGTTATGATACCGGAGGCACTACAGCCTTATATGGGTAAAAAAGTAAGTATTAGTGCATCTGTCAGATAA
- a CDS encoding DUF3611 family protein has translation MPDTSNSASIPLALRRIALNLRLTGWIGFWAQLVLGVVSSLIFLFAIPSASGGAARNAGTGGSIFFAVCGLFVLYYSVYQAFRYTRIARQLEDPNPNLRPKKADTIKVLRFGLIVSLVGMLLSVLGAEAITGTLLGKSLSQAQGVAIYNPEALSKIIQPLDIFVVLANTHTITAHFAGIAISIWLLNTISKQ, from the coding sequence ATGCCAGATACTTCTAATTCTGCTTCTATTCCTTTAGCACTTAGGCGTATTGCTCTCAATCTGCGTCTTACAGGCTGGATAGGCTTCTGGGCGCAGTTAGTACTAGGTGTTGTTTCTAGTTTGATTTTTTTGTTTGCTATTCCATCTGCCAGTGGAGGCGCGGCTAGGAATGCTGGTACTGGTGGGAGTATATTTTTTGCTGTTTGCGGTCTTTTCGTACTGTATTACAGTGTGTATCAAGCTTTCCGCTACACTCGTATTGCTCGTCAGCTAGAAGATCCTAACCCTAATCTACGTCCGAAAAAGGCAGACACCATTAAAGTCTTGCGTTTTGGTTTAATAGTTAGTTTGGTGGGAATGTTGCTGAGTGTTTTAGGAGCAGAAGCAATCACGGGTACTTTACTAGGTAAATCTTTGTCACAAGCACAGGGTGTGGCGATTTATAATCCTGAAGCTTTAAGTAAAATCATTCAACCGCTAGATATTTTTGTAGTTTTGGCTAATACACATACAATTACAGCGCATTTTGCTGGAATTGCGATTTCGATTTGGCTGCTTAATACTATTAGCAAGCAATAG
- a CDS encoding PadR family transcriptional regulator — MKFEDIYQFFSNPPPFYLNQELAVCYVLAVLSEGESYGTELIQRLEKDYPTYRLSDTVLYSALKFLEEAGAITGYWKKVEGRGRPRRMYQIRLEWQNRAQELAAFWYNYRTKSPNLVHS; from the coding sequence ATGAAATTTGAAGATATTTATCAGTTTTTTAGCAATCCTCCTCCCTTTTACCTCAACCAGGAACTAGCAGTATGTTATGTCCTGGCTGTCTTATCCGAGGGAGAATCTTATGGTACAGAATTAATCCAGAGACTAGAGAAGGATTATCCAACCTATCGACTCTCTGACACTGTACTATACAGTGCGCTGAAATTCTTGGAAGAAGCAGGAGCAATTACAGGGTACTGGAAAAAAGTAGAAGGGCGTGGGCGACCCCGCCGGATGTATCAAATCCGGTTGGAGTGGCAAAATCGCGCTCAGGAACTGGCAGCTTTTTGGTATAACTACAGAACAAAAAGCCCAAATCTCGTCCACTCTTAA
- a CDS encoding cofactor assembly of complex C subunit B, with the protein MNTIVPPSTFLLTLLLAVGLFFFIKASVKDRIQQVKLISEQPEDSLLTQLKQYFDQRAYQVTAIDAAANQVTFQGFVRPSWFLAIFLSLLAACGIMSLSLVLSFLYPSLTNAFLALVLLAPVAGIFYWQKAGRPEQVFLKVETIPSVELQPETKSLLTVTAHRDELAALQQALNLKASE; encoded by the coding sequence GTGAATACAATAGTTCCACCCTCAACATTTTTGTTAACGCTGTTATTAGCAGTTGGTTTATTTTTCTTTATTAAAGCCTCTGTCAAAGACCGCATACAACAAGTCAAACTCATTTCAGAGCAACCTGAAGACTCGCTGTTAACTCAACTAAAACAGTATTTTGACCAACGGGCGTATCAAGTTACAGCTATCGACGCAGCCGCCAACCAAGTGACATTTCAAGGATTTGTACGACCAAGTTGGTTTCTGGCTATTTTCTTATCTCTCCTAGCTGCCTGTGGTATTATGAGCCTGTCACTGGTGTTATCTTTTCTCTACCCATCACTTACCAATGCTTTTTTAGCTTTGGTGCTACTAGCACCTGTAGCTGGAATTTTTTATTGGCAAAAAGCAGGTCGTCCAGAACAGGTATTTCTTAAAGTAGAGACTATTCCCAGTGTAGAACTACAACCTGAAACCAAAAGTTTGCTCACTGTGACTGCCCATCGCGATGAATTGGCAGCTTTGCAACAGGCGCTTAATTTAAAGGCTTCCGAATAG
- a CDS encoding DUF3155 domain-containing protein, protein MARRRKRKSRRRQEGRRILEHVPQYSIESGEEKPVTAARKFIQSEGILPPALLLVKRNEHTTDRYFWAEKGLFGAQYVEENHFLFPSLRIFDSTVEKVAVGAQ, encoded by the coding sequence TTGGCAAGAAGACGCAAGCGTAAAAGTCGCCGTCGCCAAGAAGGACGTAGAATTCTAGAGCATGTGCCTCAATATAGTATTGAAAGCGGCGAAGAAAAACCTGTAACTGCTGCACGAAAATTTATTCAATCTGAGGGTATTCTCCCACCAGCTTTATTGCTAGTAAAGCGGAATGAGCATACCACAGATCGGTACTTCTGGGCAGAGAAAGGGCTATTTGGGGCGCAATACGTCGAAGAAAATCATTTTCTGTTTCCCAGCTTGCGGATATTCGATTCTACCGTAGAAAAGGTAGCAGTCGGGGCTCAATAA
- a CDS encoding HAMP domain-containing sensor histidine kinase — MPASSEFIAICRSQVVLLTQSLGAALSVVYLTEELVEGVEAKLIPVVAYPETAAVWTKEQANQQEYRYALLPQQTKGIDTVPKLISATASQNAQMPPDIADGEKYFHTEASVENSLMQTRQLFLPLLHEGVMLGLLVTSREDRPWNHREITQIERISHTLSLACILDQRRAWFEQRLSQQQRLQAQQRNILDDLIHQFRNPLTALRTFGKLLLKRLGSGDANREVANSIVRESDRLQEMLQQFDSCLDLTQPNLELPNLKPALMPTVDSSTSNSFSLLPTSSLQLESCSVQEILEPLLVSASAIAQERNLNLITEIPPKLPNVQANPQALREVLSNLLDNALKYTPAGGRIDVKLTLLLEPTQSDSGIRANQAIAISDTGYGIPPADLEHIFERHYRGVQAQTGIPGTGLGLAIAKELVERMDGDIEVISPAEPRWTVGGSLLPPTSNVSAVGTTVVVWLALSD, encoded by the coding sequence ATGCCAGCCAGTTCTGAATTTATCGCAATTTGTCGCTCACAGGTGGTACTGTTAACCCAAAGTTTGGGGGCGGCGTTGAGTGTTGTTTATTTAACGGAAGAATTGGTAGAGGGAGTTGAGGCGAAGTTAATTCCTGTAGTGGCATATCCTGAAACTGCTGCTGTGTGGACAAAAGAGCAAGCTAATCAGCAAGAGTATCGCTACGCACTGTTACCTCAACAAACTAAAGGTATTGATACAGTTCCTAAGTTAATCTCAGCTACAGCATCGCAAAATGCTCAGATGCCTCCAGATATTGCTGATGGAGAAAAATATTTTCACACAGAAGCATCGGTGGAAAATTCTTTGATGCAAACGCGGCAACTATTTTTACCTTTGTTGCATGAAGGGGTAATGTTAGGGTTGCTAGTTACAAGTCGGGAAGATAGACCCTGGAATCACAGAGAAATAACTCAGATTGAACGCATTAGCCACACGCTATCACTTGCTTGTATTTTGGATCAGCGTCGGGCATGGTTTGAGCAACGCTTAAGCCAGCAGCAGCGACTACAGGCACAACAGCGTAATATTTTAGATGATTTGATTCACCAATTTCGCAATCCTTTAACAGCGTTAAGAACGTTTGGTAAGTTGCTGTTAAAGCGTTTAGGGTCAGGAGATGCTAATCGAGAAGTAGCTAATAGTATTGTGAGGGAGAGCGATCGCTTGCAGGAAATGCTGCAACAATTTGATAGCTGTTTAGATTTAACTCAACCTAACTTAGAACTGCCAAATCTTAAACCAGCCTTAATGCCAACTGTTGATTCCTCAACATCGAATTCATTCTCGTTACTTCCTACGAGTTCACTACAGTTAGAATCTTGTTCTGTACAAGAAATATTAGAACCACTATTAGTTTCTGCTAGTGCGATCGCACAAGAACGCAATCTTAATTTAATTACAGAAATTCCCCCAAAATTGCCTAATGTGCAAGCTAATCCCCAAGCGTTACGGGAAGTTTTAAGTAATTTACTAGACAATGCTTTGAAATATACCCCTGCTGGGGGACGTATTGATGTCAAATTAACACTGTTACTTGAACCAACTCAGAGTGATTCTGGTATTCGCGCTAATCAGGCAATTGCTATTAGTGACACGGGCTATGGTATTCCGCCAGCAGATTTAGAGCATATTTTTGAACGACATTATCGGGGTGTACAAGCACAAACAGGGATTCCTGGGACAGGTTTGGGGCTGGCTATAGCTAAAGAACTGGTAGAAAGAATGGATGGTGATATTGAAGTAATTAGTCCAGCCGAACCTCGCTGGACTGTTGGTGGTTCTTTGCTACCACCAACTTCAAACGTCTCAGCAGTGGGAACAACAGTTGTAGTTTGGTTAGCGCTGAGTGACTAA
- a CDS encoding S-layer homology domain-containing protein: MSNLNRWKSATALLISLGLTTGTVTPIVAPLLLPTPAFAQSTSFSDVPSNYWARDFIQALAARNIIAGFTDGTFRPETPVTRAQFAAMISKAFQQSNIRTAINFVDVPSNYWATGAIRDAYEMGFLTGYPGNVFRPNQNIPREQVLVSLANGLNLTASGSTSSSLNLFNDITDVSDYARNSIAVAAEKGLVVSYPNVSSLNPRQTATRAEVAAFIYQALVNSGQAQAISSPYIVSLTTTPTPTPTTPPVATNYRIPSGTNIPVNYDKERILLTSNESVPLTLKVAANITTREGRVLIPAESQVTGQLQPGEGGVRFVAQTLIMPDGTQMPINATSSAITKTQTVTKGASVGTLIKDAALGAGAAAAITGVTGDRTITTGEVLGGAGIGTLLGLFLGRDRVDLVVVEPNTDLNVQLNQDLVVNAR, encoded by the coding sequence ATGTCTAATTTAAATCGTTGGAAATCAGCAACAGCTTTATTAATTTCTTTGGGATTAACAACAGGTACAGTAACACCAATAGTTGCACCCTTACTATTACCCACACCTGCTTTTGCACAAAGCACAAGTTTTTCTGATGTTCCCTCTAACTACTGGGCTAGAGATTTTATTCAAGCCCTAGCTGCCCGTAATATTATTGCTGGATTTACTGATGGTACTTTTAGACCTGAAACTCCAGTAACACGCGCACAATTTGCGGCGATGATTAGTAAAGCATTTCAGCAATCTAATATTCGCACTGCTATAAATTTTGTGGATGTACCATCAAACTATTGGGCAACAGGAGCAATTCGCGATGCCTATGAGATGGGTTTTCTCACAGGTTATCCTGGTAACGTCTTCAGACCTAATCAAAATATCCCCCGTGAGCAAGTTTTAGTATCCTTAGCAAATGGGCTAAATCTTACTGCTAGCGGTTCAACCAGCAGTAGTCTCAATTTATTTAACGACATTACAGATGTTAGTGACTACGCTCGTAATAGCATTGCTGTTGCAGCAGAAAAAGGTTTGGTAGTCAGTTATCCTAATGTCAGTTCGTTAAATCCAAGACAAACTGCTACAAGAGCAGAAGTTGCTGCTTTTATTTATCAAGCTTTGGTTAACTCTGGGCAAGCACAAGCAATTAGTTCACCTTACATTGTCTCGCTAACAACCACCCCAACTCCCACACCAACTACCCCACCAGTAGCAACAAATTACAGAATTCCATCTGGAACTAACATTCCTGTCAACTACGACAAAGAAAGAATTCTGTTGACTTCTAATGAAAGTGTGCCACTGACACTTAAGGTAGCAGCAAATATTACTACACGCGAAGGCAGAGTCCTGATTCCAGCAGAAAGCCAAGTGACAGGACAATTACAACCAGGCGAAGGTGGCGTAAGATTTGTAGCGCAAACGCTAATTATGCCTGATGGCACACAGATGCCTATTAATGCTACTTCTAGCGCAATCACTAAAACACAAACAGTTACAAAAGGAGCAAGTGTTGGCACTCTCATTAAAGATGCCGCTTTAGGTGCTGGTGCTGCTGCTGCGATTACTGGTGTAACTGGCGATCGCACAATTACCACAGGAGAAGTTTTAGGCGGTGCTGGTATTGGCACTTTACTAGGACTATTTCTAGGTCGAGACAGAGTTGATTTAGTTGTAGTTGAGCCTAATACTGATTTAAATGTGCAACTAAATCAGGACTTAGTAGTTAACGCTAGATAG
- a CDS encoding TerB family tellurite resistance protein, with translation MVSNPHIKLLVKILIGAAWIDGKVQPEERQYLQKIAKENGISEDPDIQPILYELVPVHSEQCYNWVREYLGDNPSQEDYQRLIEKLSALIYSDGDVATEEAKLLTRLQLLDPATSNPKSHHSAVIKTIQKLYHRWVDQQA, from the coding sequence ATGGTATCTAATCCTCATATCAAACTGCTAGTTAAGATTCTGATTGGTGCTGCTTGGATAGATGGTAAAGTTCAGCCAGAAGAACGGCAGTATCTCCAGAAAATCGCTAAAGAAAATGGTATTTCTGAAGATCCAGATATTCAGCCGATATTATATGAACTTGTACCTGTGCATTCAGAGCAATGTTACAACTGGGTGCGAGAGTATTTAGGAGATAATCCCAGTCAAGAAGATTATCAGCGTCTAATTGAAAAATTGAGTGCATTAATTTATAGCGATGGGGATGTTGCTACCGAGGAAGCGAAACTACTAACTCGATTACAACTGCTAGATCCTGCAACAAGTAATCCCAAATCACATCATAGTGCTGTTATAAAAACAATTCAGAAACTCTATCACAGGTGGGTTGATCAACAAGCGTAG
- the rsmB gene encoding 16S rRNA (cytosine(967)-C(5))-methyltransferase RsmB — translation MTDKQNPRQLAYLALRDVHKGAYADVAIDRALHKATLLRADRNLVTELVYGSVRRLRSLDTLLDQLGKKKANQQNPDLRTILHLGLYQLRYLDNISAATAVNSTVELAKTNSFSALTGVVNGILRQYIRLKEEKGDPLKLPENPVERLGIFHSFPNWIIEAWLAQLGFAETEQLCAAMNQTPSIDLRVNILRASIEEVEAAMQSVGVTVNRINYLENPLPANEEGAEGGVSKQEDKISVPQALRLSGKIGAIQELPGFTEGWWTVQDSSAQLVSYLLDPQPGEVVIDACAAPGGKTTHIAELMGDRGKVWGCDRTPSRLKKLKENAQRLNLKSIQICTGDSRQLPQFTNKCDRALLDAPCSGLGTLNRRADARWRQTPETVRELSTLQAQLLDHAATWVKPGGILVYATCTVHSPENEDIIRAFLDTHSNWQIDPPLANSPLANFSTSEGWIKVLPHRHQMDGFFMVRLKQTVNSFDIPYT, via the coding sequence TTGACTGATAAACAAAATCCCCGCCAATTAGCATATCTAGCTTTGCGCGATGTCCACAAAGGCGCTTATGCTGATGTTGCCATAGATAGAGCGTTGCATAAAGCGACTCTGCTCCGCGCCGATCGCAACTTAGTTACAGAATTAGTTTATGGTAGTGTGCGAAGACTGCGATCGCTCGATACCCTACTCGATCAACTTGGTAAAAAGAAAGCCAACCAGCAAAACCCTGATTTGCGTACCATTCTGCACCTGGGTTTATACCAGTTACGTTATCTCGACAACATTTCAGCCGCCACCGCAGTTAATTCCACAGTAGAACTCGCTAAAACAAATAGCTTTTCAGCACTCACAGGCGTTGTTAATGGCATTCTGCGTCAATACATTCGTCTAAAGGAAGAAAAAGGCGACCCCTTAAAACTGCCAGAAAACCCTGTTGAACGTTTAGGAATTTTCCACAGCTTTCCCAACTGGATTATAGAAGCTTGGTTAGCACAGCTTGGTTTTGCTGAAACAGAACAGCTATGTGCAGCGATGAACCAAACTCCAAGCATTGATTTACGAGTAAACATCCTGCGGGCATCAATAGAAGAAGTAGAAGCTGCGATGCAGTCTGTGGGTGTTACTGTTAACAGAATCAATTATCTCGAAAACCCCCTCCCCGCCAACGAAGAAGGGGCAGAGGGTGGGGTTTCCAAGCAAGAGGACAAAATTTCAGTACCACAAGCTTTGAGATTGTCAGGGAAAATAGGTGCAATTCAAGAATTACCTGGTTTTACAGAAGGTTGGTGGACTGTACAAGATAGTAGCGCCCAACTGGTAAGTTATTTGCTAGATCCCCAACCAGGAGAGGTTGTGATTGATGCGTGTGCTGCCCCTGGAGGAAAAACCACCCATATTGCGGAGTTAATGGGAGATCGAGGTAAAGTATGGGGATGCGATCGCACTCCATCGCGCCTGAAAAAACTTAAAGAAAATGCCCAACGCCTCAACTTAAAATCAATCCAAATCTGTACAGGCGATAGCCGTCAGCTACCCCAGTTTACTAATAAATGCGATCGCGCGTTACTAGATGCGCCCTGTTCAGGACTTGGAACCCTTAATCGACGCGCTGACGCACGTTGGCGACAAACACCAGAAACAGTAAGGGAACTTTCTACCCTACAAGCACAACTATTAGATCATGCAGCTACTTGGGTCAAGCCTGGAGGCATTTTAGTTTATGCCACCTGCACCGTCCATTCACCAGAGAATGAAGACATTATTCGAGCCTTTCTAGACACCCACTCTAACTGGCAAATTGATCCACCACTAGCCAACTCACCTTTAGCTAACTTCAGTACTTCAGAAGGGTGGATAAAAGTTTTGCCCCACCGCCATCAGATGGATGGTTTCTTTATGGTACGGTTGAAACAAACTGTTAATAGTTTTGATATCCCGTACACCTAA
- a CDS encoding carboxymuconolactone decarboxylase family protein, translating to MSIITSENSTSELKAHINGALNVGCSRQEIREIIIHLAVYTGFPSAINAMFAAQEVFAKRDKNGES from the coding sequence GTGTCAATAATTACATCAGAAAATTCTACTTCAGAATTGAAAGCTCACATTAATGGGGCGCTTAATGTAGGTTGTTCTCGACAAGAAATTAGGGAAATAATTATTCACTTGGCAGTTTATACTGGATTTCCGAGCGCAATCAATGCTATGTTTGCAGCCCAAGAAGTTTTTGCAAAACGAGATAAAAACGGTGAAAGTTGA
- a CDS encoding DUF29 domain-containing protein has protein sequence MTVKLETTSNLYNQDYQAWLIKTIEQLRAKNFNNVDWEILIEELESLVRSDRRELQNRLRVLLMHLLKHQYQPEKRTGSWVSTIVEQHRQIVLLLKNSPSLKPYYLEIFVDCYTDAVKDASDETKLAVKSFPVESPFLPEDVINRDFISSVINQEEV, from the coding sequence ATGACTGTAAAGTTAGAGACTACAAGCAATTTATATAACCAAGATTACCAAGCTTGGCTGATAAAAACTATTGAGCAGTTACGCGCCAAAAACTTTAATAACGTTGACTGGGAGATTTTAATAGAGGAGTTAGAAAGCTTGGTACGTTCGGATAGACGGGAACTACAAAACCGACTGCGTGTTTTGCTGATGCACTTACTTAAACATCAATATCAACCTGAAAAACGTACTGGTAGTTGGGTCAGTACGATTGTAGAACAGCATCGTCAAATCGTGTTATTGCTTAAAAATAGCCCTAGTCTTAAACCTTACTATTTAGAAATTTTTGTTGATTGCTATACTGATGCCGTCAAAGATGCCAGTGATGAAACCAAGTTAGCTGTTAAAAGTTTTCCCGTTGAGTCTCCTTTTCTCCCTGAAGATGTGATTAACCGTGATTTCATCTCCTCTGTAATTAATCAAGAGGAAGTTTAA
- a CDS encoding Coenzyme F420 hydrogenase/dehydrogenase, beta subunit C-terminal domain — protein MTSLHSHQKAKALKPSSRRPAKELCSECGLCDTYYIHYVKEACAFINQQIAELEEETHGRSRDLDNPDDWYFGVNQDMMAARKTEPIEGAQWTGIVSTIAIEMLNRGMVEGVVCVQNTKEDRFQPMPVIARTPEEILAAKVNKPTLSPNLSVLEQIEQSGMKRLLVIGVGCQIQALRAVEKKLGLEKLYVLGTPCVDNVNRAGLQKFLETTSRSPDTVVHYEFMQDFRVHFKHEDGSVEMVPFFGLKTNQLKDVFAPSCMSCFDYVNSLADLVVGYMGAPFGWQWIVVRNDTGQEMLDLVKDQIETQPVASKGDRKEAVQQSIPAYDKGVTLPMWAAKLMGVVIERIGPKGLEYARFSIDSHFTRNYIYLKRNHPEKLDAHVPEYAKRIVGQYKLPESQDN, from the coding sequence ATGACTTCTCTACACTCTCACCAGAAAGCTAAAGCCCTCAAACCCTCTAGCCGTCGCCCTGCGAAAGAACTTTGTAGTGAATGCGGGTTATGCGATACATATTATATTCACTATGTCAAGGAAGCTTGCGCGTTTATTAATCAACAGATAGCTGAACTAGAAGAAGAAACTCACGGACGTAGCCGCGATTTAGATAACCCTGATGATTGGTATTTTGGGGTAAATCAAGATATGATGGCGGCGCGGAAAACCGAGCCAATTGAAGGGGCGCAGTGGACGGGAATTGTTAGCACGATCGCAATTGAAATGCTCAATCGTGGCATGGTTGAAGGTGTTGTTTGTGTCCAAAATACCAAAGAAGACCGCTTTCAACCTATGCCTGTAATTGCCCGTACTCCAGAGGAAATTCTCGCAGCAAAGGTAAATAAGCCTACATTATCGCCTAATTTATCTGTACTAGAGCAAATTGAGCAATCTGGGATGAAGCGGTTGCTGGTGATTGGCGTAGGTTGTCAAATTCAGGCATTACGCGCAGTAGAAAAAAAATTAGGTTTAGAAAAGCTGTATGTATTGGGTACGCCTTGCGTAGATAATGTTAATCGTGCTGGGTTGCAGAAGTTTCTAGAAACTACTAGCCGTTCTCCAGATACGGTAGTGCATTACGAGTTTATGCAAGATTTCCGAGTTCATTTTAAACATGAGGATGGCTCGGTGGAAATGGTTCCTTTTTTTGGATTAAAAACAAATCAGCTTAAGGATGTGTTTGCGCCTTCCTGTATGAGTTGTTTTGATTATGTCAACTCATTAGCTGATTTAGTTGTCGGTTACATGGGTGCGCCCTTTGGTTGGCAGTGGATTGTAGTACGCAATGATACAGGGCAGGAAATGCTGGATTTAGTTAAGGATCAGATAGAAACTCAGCCTGTAGCTTCAAAAGGCGATCGCAAAGAAGCTGTACAACAAAGTATTCCTGCTTACGACAAAGGTGTAACCCTCCCCATGTGGGCAGCAAAACTCATGGGCGTAGTCATCGAAAGAATTGGCCCCAAAGGTTTAGAATATGCCCGTTTTTCGATAGATTCTCACTTTACCCGCAACTATATATATCTCAAGCGTAATCACCCAGAAAAACTAGATGCTCATGTGCCAGAGTATGCCAAGCGCATTGTAGGACAGTATAAATTGCCAGAATCTCAGGATAACTAA